A segment of the Candidatus Protochlamydia naegleriophila genome:
TCTTTGCCAGCTCATCATCAACAGCCGGAGATTTTCCTTGCCAAATTGCATTGACAGTGACGCGGAAAGGGACAGGCTGGAAGTCTGGGTTTGGTGCTTGCGGATTTTGCTCTGTTTCCCCTTCTGCACTTTCGCCAGCCTTCAATCCAATCACTTTTGCTTTCATCCAAACGGGAAGACCGCTTTGATTTACTTGGGTGCGCTGGTTGCTGATGATTTGGCGAGGCGTCTCTTCTAAGATTGTTACATCTAAGTCGACAAAGTCGCCTTCTTGAGTTGCCCGGTCTTCGATAGGCTCATATGTCGTGAACTGCAAGAGAACTTGCTGCAGGGCGTTTTGACGCTCGTCGTCTGTTATTTGAGCTGATTCGATTTTGCTCAAATGCAACTCTTCAGGCTGGATAGCAGGAATTGTCGGGCGCGCTTCAAATTCTAAAATGAAGTGAGCACCTTTTTCACGGCTGCATTCGTGCACGATAGGGCGTTTAATTTGTCCGTCTTTCAAAGGATGGATATGTGTCAATTGGAGAGCTTCGTTAAAACCAGTTTGCAGGACAATATCGACACATTCTGTTTGAATACTGGAAGCATATTTTTCAGCAATGAACTGCACCGGAGCTTTTCCTTTGCGGAAGCCTGGAACGTTCACTTGTTTGTTGAAGGCTTTAAGCGCTTTTTGGTAGGCAGCTTCAACCGCCTCAGGCTTGACTGTGATGTCAAACTTAATTTGACAATGGGGCTTTTTTGTTACATGAACGGTAAGATTATCATTGCTAACGGTATTTGAACCGACTTCTGTCTCATGATTTGACACGGAGAACCTCTCTGCTAAATAGATCTTATAATAGCGGGTGATGAGATTCGAACTCACGACCCTCACGTTGGCAACGTGATGCTCTACCGCTGAGCTACACCCGCATCGGTCAGAATAGATGTGAACAAAGTCTAAGCAGGCTTTGCTTCAAAAAAATGAAGTCAGTTTCAATGATAAGTATCGTTGGACTTATAGCGGGTGATGAGATTCGAACTCACGACCCTCACGTTGGCAACGTGATGCTCTACCGCTGAGCTACACCCGCAAAAAATTATCAAGACTTTTCGCTCAAAAAAATGCCAATCAAGCGAAAAGCCTAATACCACTTTTTAGCGGGTGATGAGATTCGAACTCACGACATTCACCTTGGGAAGGTGACGCTCTACCAACTGAGCTACACCCGCAAGACTTTTTGGTCTTGTGGAACGCATAATATAAAGTGCACGTAGTTTTTTCGGCAAGTATAAAATCGTCATTAAATAAAATGAGATGAAAATTTCCTTTTTTGAGCAGCCTTTTCAATGAGGTAAAAGATTGACACTTTGTTTGTTATTGTTTTTTCATCCTGCATTTCCTTTGTGCAGTCACTATTTCGGAATGTTTAAGTTGCTTTAACAGTCTGCCGGTTCATTCAACGCGTCGTTTCTGTTGAGTTATTCTTCCAAAAGCGTTAAAAAAGGTGGGCCATGCGCGAAAATCTTGCCAAAAGCAGTGGGTGATTTGCCTTAAATGATGGAAGAGTCTTTATAAAGATTTGTGAAACCGCGATTTGTGTCTATGAATGCTGAAATTCAGATCAAACAAGGAGTGTAAGGTTTTTAGATTGATCGGCCGGCTCAATAAAAAGAGTTCATTATTAGGAATTTTTCAGAAAGTAAATTTTTGTTCGCATAATTAATGCGGTTTCGCTAATAACGGTCTTCAACCAAACCAAGCCTGTTTGTTTTACCATCAACGCCAAGAGATTGAGATAAGACAATGTTAAATTTTCGAAAACTTAAGCACGATTTCTCACCTACAATCATTAAAGAGGGTAAATCCCTCTATGATAAGGGGATGGTCGTTTCTTCCAAAATTATTAACTTAAAACCCGATATGGTGCGCTTTAGCTGCCGTGTGATGGGAAGTTTTGATAATTGTTACGAGTCTGAGCTTGAAATAGACCGGCATGAATCTGTTATCATCGATTCAGATTGCGACTGCACGTATAAATACGACTGCCAGCATTTGGCTGCTGTCTTATTTTACTTAGAAGCCCACTACAATCAAATTCTTGTCGCCTATTCCAAAGAGACCGATTTGGAAAAAGCTACTCACGTTGATGACCAAGAAAAAGAACGCCTAAGGGAAACGTTTAAAGAAGCAGAAACAAAAGAGCATGCTCGGCAAGACAAAAAATTTCAAAAAGAATTGCTTGAAGAGTATATTAATGCCTCTCAATTGCTTGGCCAAGCCTCTTTCTTTCATCCTGAAGAGGAAATTGCTCAAGACAAGGCTGAGTTGGCGGTTGTCTTTACACCGCCTCAAAAGGGGTGCGATCAAATTGAAATCCAATTATCGCTTCGCTTGCCTTTTCGATCGAAGTCCTTGAATATTTCGCAAATTAAGACCTTCATTGATGCGATTCGCTATAATGAAGCGCTTTATATCGGCAGCAAGCGTTATTTCTTCTCGATTAGTTCTTTCGACGAAGCGAGTGCTGAAATTCTTAAGCTGATCATCGACTTTGCAAGATTTACCGATAATAAAGGTGATAAGCAGCAGCGTTCGGCCTATATTGATATCGAAGCTTTTGGAACACTGCTTGCCGTTTCTTATGCCATTGCAGAGACTCGATTCGCTTCGTCAGCTCCTCTTAATGACCACGGCCCTGAGCTATATCCTATGCCTTGTATTTATTGCAGCACGATTGAGGAGCCGCTTAAATTGGCCATCAATACGGCAATGCTACGGTTCGAGCTGGATTATTTAGAGGTTAATGCCCCCAAGATTTTACTTAAGCCAAAAATTGTGTTGCAGAACCGGCACATTATTGATTGCGAGGAAGCGCTACTGTTCGAGTGCGCCAAGCCGGGAATGATTTATCAAAATACTTATTACCGATTCAAATCATTGATCAAGCGCAAGCATTTGCGTAGTTTGCCAGCTATTCGCGATATGACCATTCCAGAGCCATTATTTGGAACGTTTGTAGAGAATGCGCTCTCTGAATTAATGCGTTTTGCAGAAATCGCACATAAAGACATCATTGAGCGTTTTGTAACACTTCCCTTTGTTGAGAAGGTTGGTGCAGAATGTGATATTCATTATTTGAATGGGGAATTAGAAGCGTCTCTCAACTTCGTTTATGGCAGCGTCAAGGTACCAGCTGCAACTTCCCAGTTAACAGTTGAGCATATATCGACATTTGTGACTCCAGAGGGAATTTTGGCACGCAATCTGACTGAAGAACAGAAGATCACGGACCATCTTTTCCAAGATTTTGTTTTTGATCCTTCTCAAGGCATCTACAGTGCTAAGAATGACAAGAAAATTGTTGAATTTATGACCGAGGTCATTCCTGCTAATCAGCACCGCGTAAAATTCAATTGTCCTGAAAATTTGCTTGATCAATTCATTTATGATGATTCGACGTTTTATTTGAGTCTGAAAGAATCTAGTCGAATTGATATGTATGAAGTAGAAGTGAAAGTCGATGGTTACTTAAATGGAGTGACGGTTGATTTACTTTGGGACTGCCTTTCTTCTAAGCGCGCTTTCATAGAACTATCAGCTAAAAAAACGAGTAAGCGCAAAACTAAGGTAGAAGAAAATAAGGCTCCTTATAAGATCTTAGTCCTGGATTTGGAAAAACTTGCACCTGTTGTTCAAATTTTTGATGAAATGGGAATCAATCGCCTTGATGCTCACAGTGAACAGCGTCCTTTATGGAGTTTGGCAAGTTTAGACGTCGAGCAGTTTTCCGGACTTCCCGTTGAGTTTTCCATGACAGAAAAACTCCAAGAAATTCAGCAGCAAATGCTCGGACATGTTCCTTGTAAGGCAAGAGATATTCCATCCGTTATTCAAGCCTCATTGCGCAACTATCAAGTTGAGGGGATCAAATGGCTTGATCGTTTACGAGGCATGCATCTCAATGGTATTTTGGCAGATGACATGGGCCTTGGTAAAACTCTCCAGGCGATTATTACTTTAACGCAATATAAGCTGGATCACCCGGAGCAGCCCTCAATCGTGGTTTGTCCAACATCTCTTGTTTACAACTGGAAAGAAGAGTTTGCCAAATTTAATCCAGAGCTCAGAGTCTTGCCTGTCGACGGCAATCCAAGTCAGCGCAAAAAGCTTTTGAGTGATATTGATCAATATGACATCATCATTACCTCTTATACGCTTTTGCAAAAAGATATCGAATTCTATAAGACCGTTCCTTTTGGCTATATCATTTTGGACGAAGCTCAGCACATCAAAAACCGGGGGACTCGCAATGCGCAATCGGTTAAAATGATTCAAGCGGCCCACCGCTTGATTTTGACGGGTACGCCTATTGAGAATTCGCTGGAAGAGCTGTGGAGTCTTTTTGACTTCCTCATGCCAGGACTTTTAAGTTCATATGACCGCTTTGTTGAAAAGTACATTAGGCAATCTGCAACGCTGCAGTCTGGCAAAAATCTCGACAATCTTCGCCGAAAGGTGGCTCCATTTATTTTACGCCGCATGAAGCGCGACGTTTTAGATGATTTGCCGCCTGTTTCCGAGATTGTCTATCACTGCCATCTCTCAGATGTACAGCAAGAGCTCTATCGTTCTTATGCCGCCTCTGCTCGTGAAGAATTGTCTCAGCTGGTTAAGAAAGAAGGGTTTGACCGCGTGCAAATCCACGTGCTGGCTACCTTGACACGGCTTAAACAAATTTGCTGCCATCCAGCGATTTTTGCCAAAGATAAGCCTGAGAGCGGGGATTCTTCCAAGTATGAGATGTTATTAGAGCTCTTACAGACTTTAATGGAAAGTAAGCATAAGACGGTCATTTTCAGCCAGTATACACGCATGTTGAACATCATGCGGGAAGATTTACAGAAGCAGGGGATTCGCTTCGAATATTTAGATGGTTCAAGTAAAAATCGTCTTAGTATTGTTAAAAAATTCAACGAAGATCACAATATCCCTATTTTCTTGGTTTCTTTAAAGGCTGGAGGCTCAGGACTTAACTTAGTTGGAGCCGATACTGTCATTCATTATGACATGTGGTGGAATCCAGCTGTAGAAAATCAAGCAACGGATCGCGTCCATCGTTTAGGGCAAAAAAATTCAGTTTCCTCGTATAAGCTCATTACCTTAAATACGATCGAGGAAAAAATATTGGATCTACATAACCGCAAGAAAAGTTTAGTAAAAGAAGTGGTTAGCCGAGATGAGGATATGATTGCAAAATTGACGTGGGAAGAGGTGTTAGAGCTGCTTCAAACATAGTCAATTCGCTATAAGTTTAATGGCTAATTAATGTAAAGGAGCGGGAGGATTCCCGTTTGAGAGAAGGATGAGTAAAAAAAATCAAGCCAGCTTTAAAGGTATGGCCAATCAACTTTATCGCTCGGCATTTGGGCAACTCAATAAATTTAGGGGGGTCTTTTCAAACGATATTGGAATCGACTTGGGAACGGCCAACACCTTGGTTTTTGTGAGAGGCAAGGGAATCGTTCTGGCTGAGCCTTCGGTTGTTGCCGTCGACTCCATGACTAATGAGGTCTTGGCGGTTGGACATAAGGCTAAAGCCATGCTTGGTAAAACTCCTCGCAAAATTCATGCTGTCCGCCCGATGAAAGATGGTGTTATTGCGGATTTTGAAATTGCCGAAGGGATGCTCAAAGCTCTGATTAAAAGAGTGACACCTTCAAGGAGCTTATTTAGACCGAAGATCCTCATCGCCGTTCCATCAGGCATTACAGGGGTGGAGAAAAGAGCCGTCGAAGATTCGGCTCTGCATGCTGGAGCCCAAGAGGTCTTTTTGATTGAAGAGCCCATGGCTGCGGCTATTGGAGTTGACTTGCCGGTGCATGAAGCTTGTGCGAGCATGATTATCGATATCGGCGGCGGTACAACAGAAATTGCCATCCTCTCTTTAGGTGGCATTGTTGAGTCTCGCTCTCTTCGTATTGCAGGGGATGAATTCGACGAATGCATCATCAACTACATGCGACGCACCTATAATTTGATGATTGGGCCGCGAACAGCTGAAGAAATTAAGATTACGATTGGATCTGCCTATCCTCTTGGCGGCAGCGAGCTTGAAATGGAGGTGCGCGGCCGGGATCAGGTGGCAGGTCTTCCTGTGACGAAACGTATCAATTCCGTTGAGATTCGCGAATGCTTAGCAGAGCCAATTCAGCAGATTATCGAAAGTGTCAAATTAACGCTTGAAAAATGTCCTCCAGAGCTTGCAGCCGATCTTGTAGAGCGTGGAATGGTCTTAGCTGGCGGCGGTGCATTAATCAAAGGGGTCGATAAGGCTCTCATCAAGGAGACTGGATTGCCTGTGATTGTGGCTCCCAATCCCTTGCTTGCTGTTTGCTTGGGAACGGGTAAAGCACTCGAATATTTGGATAAATTTAAGAAGCGCAAAGCGCTCTAAGCGATTGCGATCAATGCAGTAGTGTGAGCCATGGTGCGGCTCATCTGGCGCTCTAAACATTCTACTTGTCCAACAATAGACTTCAAACGTGGAGTGCAGCGTCTCTGGTTATTCTCATCGAGAGGCTTGCCACGTTTAACTAAGTTGCTGGACGTTTCGGCATAATATTGCGTTAGCGCACATCACATAAAAGCGAGGGGGTTGAGAATGAGGCATGCACAATTGGAATCTTGGATTCAAGAAATCGCAGGGCTTTGCCAACCTCAAAGCATTCATTACTGTGACGGCTCTGAACAAGAGTATGAAGCTCTTTGCGATTTGATGGTACAAAAAGGGACGCTTATCCCTTTGAATCAAGCCAAGAGGCCTGATAGTTTTCTATGCCGCTCTGATCCGCAGGATGTAGCTCGCGTAGAAGACCGCACATTTATTTGCTCTAACACTCTGGAAGAAGCGGGTCCTACCAATCATTGGCACGATCCCAAAGAAATGAAAGAAACGCTTAAAGGGCTTTTTAAAGGGTCAATGCGGGGACGGACGCTCTATGTCATCCCGTTTAGTATGGGACCCTTAGGCTCCTCTATTGCGCATCTCGGGGTGCAATTGACAGATTCTCCTTATGTCGTTTGTAACATGCGCTTCATGACGCGCATGGGTAGGCAGGTGGAAGAGTTGTTAAAGAAAGAGGAGTTTGTTCCGTGTCTTCATTCGGTTGGCATGCCGCTGAATGAGGGGGTAAGCGATGTTCACTGGCCGTGCAACAAAGTCAAATATATCGTCCATTTTCCAGAAGAGCGCGAGATTTGGTCATACGGAAGCG
Coding sequences within it:
- a CDS encoding DEAD/DEAH box helicase, which encodes MLNFRKLKHDFSPTIIKEGKSLYDKGMVVSSKIINLKPDMVRFSCRVMGSFDNCYESELEIDRHESVIIDSDCDCTYKYDCQHLAAVLFYLEAHYNQILVAYSKETDLEKATHVDDQEKERLRETFKEAETKEHARQDKKFQKELLEEYINASQLLGQASFFHPEEEIAQDKAELAVVFTPPQKGCDQIEIQLSLRLPFRSKSLNISQIKTFIDAIRYNEALYIGSKRYFFSISSFDEASAEILKLIIDFARFTDNKGDKQQRSAYIDIEAFGTLLAVSYAIAETRFASSAPLNDHGPELYPMPCIYCSTIEEPLKLAINTAMLRFELDYLEVNAPKILLKPKIVLQNRHIIDCEEALLFECAKPGMIYQNTYYRFKSLIKRKHLRSLPAIRDMTIPEPLFGTFVENALSELMRFAEIAHKDIIERFVTLPFVEKVGAECDIHYLNGELEASLNFVYGSVKVPAATSQLTVEHISTFVTPEGILARNLTEEQKITDHLFQDFVFDPSQGIYSAKNDKKIVEFMTEVIPANQHRVKFNCPENLLDQFIYDDSTFYLSLKESSRIDMYEVEVKVDGYLNGVTVDLLWDCLSSKRAFIELSAKKTSKRKTKVEENKAPYKILVLDLEKLAPVVQIFDEMGINRLDAHSEQRPLWSLASLDVEQFSGLPVEFSMTEKLQEIQQQMLGHVPCKARDIPSVIQASLRNYQVEGIKWLDRLRGMHLNGILADDMGLGKTLQAIITLTQYKLDHPEQPSIVVCPTSLVYNWKEEFAKFNPELRVLPVDGNPSQRKKLLSDIDQYDIIITSYTLLQKDIEFYKTVPFGYIILDEAQHIKNRGTRNAQSVKMIQAAHRLILTGTPIENSLEELWSLFDFLMPGLLSSYDRFVEKYIRQSATLQSGKNLDNLRRKVAPFILRRMKRDVLDDLPPVSEIVYHCHLSDVQQELYRSYAASAREELSQLVKKEGFDRVQIHVLATLTRLKQICCHPAIFAKDKPESGDSSKYEMLLELLQTLMESKHKTVIFSQYTRMLNIMREDLQKQGIRFEYLDGSSKNRLSIVKKFNEDHNIPIFLVSLKAGGSGLNLVGADTVIHYDMWWNPAVENQATDRVHRLGQKNSVSSYKLITLNTIEEKILDLHNRKKSLVKEVVSRDEDMIAKLTWEEVLELLQT
- a CDS encoding rod shape-determining protein, yielding MSKKNQASFKGMANQLYRSAFGQLNKFRGVFSNDIGIDLGTANTLVFVRGKGIVLAEPSVVAVDSMTNEVLAVGHKAKAMLGKTPRKIHAVRPMKDGVIADFEIAEGMLKALIKRVTPSRSLFRPKILIAVPSGITGVEKRAVEDSALHAGAQEVFLIEEPMAAAIGVDLPVHEACASMIIDIGGGTTEIAILSLGGIVESRSLRIAGDEFDECIINYMRRTYNLMIGPRTAEEIKITIGSAYPLGGSELEMEVRGRDQVAGLPVTKRINSVEIRECLAEPIQQIIESVKLTLEKCPPELAADLVERGMVLAGGGALIKGVDKALIKETGLPVIVAPNPLLAVCLGTGKALEYLDKFKKRKAL
- the tig gene encoding trigger factor, yielding MSNHETEVGSNTVSNDNLTVHVTKKPHCQIKFDITVKPEAVEAAYQKALKAFNKQVNVPGFRKGKAPVQFIAEKYASSIQTECVDIVLQTGFNEALQLTHIHPLKDGQIKRPIVHECSREKGAHFILEFEARPTIPAIQPEELHLSKIESAQITDDERQNALQQVLLQFTTYEPIEDRATQEGDFVDLDVTILEETPRQIISNQRTQVNQSGLPVWMKAKVIGLKAGESAEGETEQNPQAPNPDFQPVPFRVTVNAIWQGKSPAVDDELAKKVGLQTVDELHKKIDERLEQEIQDDVYKQQIHQLENQLVEKYPIDLPHSYIDANKQARLDDYLKQLEERQQGDQAHENYGEIEKMIEESTIRSLQLFFLLRRVAADSQLEPTDEEISQELAKQIALIPSGRSQIDIYSDKQKLREQLYNLALDRKIKQFLLDRATWA